One part of the Phaenicophaeus curvirostris isolate KB17595 chromosome 2, BPBGC_Pcur_1.0, whole genome shotgun sequence genome encodes these proteins:
- the LOC138718242 gene encoding protein ELYS-like isoform X1 has protein sequence MVIWLCQSGLLPEGLDGTMHLSAPSYNYPLLQTCYNGQRQKLENLSGGKWDSDCLMIDGIVSHLGDEVAKLWEREEGGTGKYPPPSLHALLDLYLLESIEETYKHAITIYLLLDIFHCWPNKIENVVKSFATTFALPQGLVKLIQGFWLLDRYDYEVSMLLFSWRYITMQGCPL, from the exons ATGGTCATCTGGCTCTGTCAGTCTGGTCTCCTTCCTGAGGGCTTAG ATGGGACgatgcatttgtctgccccttccTACAATTACCCTCTTCTTCAGACCTGCTATAATGGTCAGCGACAGAAGCTGGAGAATTTGTCAGG AGGAAAGTGGGACTCTGACTGCCTGATGATCGATGGCATAGTTTCCCACTTAGGAGACGAAGTTGCAAAGCTgtgggagagagaggaaggagggactGGGAAATATCCCCCTCCCAGTTTACAT GCACTGCTGGATCTCTACCTGCTAGAAAGCATTGAGGAGACCTACAAACATGCGATT ACAATTTACTTGCTGCTGGACATCTTTCATTGCTGGCCAAATAAAATCGAAAATGTAGTCAAGTCCTTTGCCACCACCTTTGCTCTCCCTCAAGGCCTTGTAAAGCTTATTCAAGGATTCTGGCTCCTTGATCGCTATGACTATGAAGTAAGTATGTTACTGTTCAGTTGGAGGTACATTACTATGCAAGGCTGTCCTCTATAA
- the LOC138718242 gene encoding protein ELYS-like isoform X2 has product MVIWLCQSGLLPEGLDGTMHLSAPSYNYPLLQTCYNGQRQKLENLSGGKWDSDCLMIDGIVSHLGDEVAKLWEREEGGTGKYPPPSLHALLDLYLLESIEETYKHAIVSFLVTSMTPSVYAHKSS; this is encoded by the exons ATGGTCATCTGGCTCTGTCAGTCTGGTCTCCTTCCTGAGGGCTTAG ATGGGACgatgcatttgtctgccccttccTACAATTACCCTCTTCTTCAGACCTGCTATAATGGTCAGCGACAGAAGCTGGAGAATTTGTCAGG AGGAAAGTGGGACTCTGACTGCCTGATGATCGATGGCATAGTTTCCCACTTAGGAGACGAAGTTGCAAAGCTgtgggagagagaggaaggagggactGGGAAATATCCCCCTCCCAGTTTACAT GCACTGCTGGATCTCTACCTGCTAGAAAGCATTGAGGAGACCTACAAACATGCGATTGTATCCTTCCTCGTTACCTCTATGACGCCCTCAGTATATGCACACAAAAGTTCTTAA
- the LOC138718238 gene encoding protein ELYS-like, producing MKTLEREHHCRLGGRRIPVYVVTLQEPENDPHNCCYLWAVQSTQESKGDALSLHLMRLTFGDRKRLACGQVMYEGLEGCKERFSLDLASQICPRRRQTSNIKLLSCQTMEDFYDCVDKEGNTNEDGVCLLRSGVVHVTCTGFQKEEEQLEAMLSAAVQTGSLELLTGCIKHWTSESKTSKAAFLGSLFQFEPVDSFLFCSLLLKSSHVLQQI from the exons ATGAAAACTTTGGAGAGGGA GCACCACTGTCGGCTTGGAGGAAGAAGGATTCCCGTCTATGTGGTTACTTTACAAGAGCCAGAGAATGATCCTCACAATTGTTGCTACTTGTGGGCTGTTCAGTCTACACAAGAAAG CAAAGGCGATGCTTTGAGTTTACACCTGATGCGGTTAACATTCGGGGATCGAAAACGTTTGGCATGCGGACAAGTCATGTATGAG GGTTTGGAAGGCTGTAAAGAAAGGTTCAGTTTAGATCTCGCAAGTCAAATTTGTCCCAGGAGAAGGCAAACCAGCAACATTAAATTACTGAGCTGTCAGACCATGGAAGACTTTTATGACTGTGTTGACAAAGAGGGTAATACTAATGAAG ATGGAGTGTGCTTGCTGAGGTCTGGAGTTGTCCATGTCACTTGCACCGGTTTCCAGAAGGAG GAGGAGCAGTTAGAGGCCATGTTGTCTGCGGCTGTCCAGACAGGTTCTCTAGAACTCCTGACTGGATGCATTAAACATTGGACCTCTGAAAGTAAGACTTCTAAGGCTGCTTTTCTGGgttctctttttcagtttgaacCTGTtgattcatttctgttttgttctcttcttttaaagagcAGCCACGTTCTGCAGCAAATTTAG